Proteins co-encoded in one Echeneis naucrates chromosome 22, fEcheNa1.1, whole genome shotgun sequence genomic window:
- the gpr65 gene encoding G protein-coupled receptor 65, whose product MNFTSAMENLTLTINHSDCYFIGSTPRRSPFKFFYLAIVISAIPCNAFSLYVSWQHIMQKNELGVYLLNLALSDLTFSVGLTLWLDFMWRGTWAHGGYVCMLSVNLLYTNFYTSDALLCCIAVDRYLAVVHPLKYSSLRKVGSAAAVSIAIWVLVICFNVATIRWEDSYYENNTFSVCFDVFLPLSENLARANVMRFFLGFIVPVAVVLFSTWRICLAVKSNQATEEPERKRIWKLMAVVLFCLLFCFGPIHVMMLLRTVVDDCRTTAWLFYPYKISIALSTLNCLADPLLYCFITRTGQANVNQVVLFFQGKKRSKVEGVV is encoded by the coding sequence ATGAACTTTACATCAGCGATGGAAAACTTGACTCTGACCATCAATCATTCAGATTGTTACTTCATTGGAAGCACACCCAGGAGGAGCCCGTTTAAATTTTTCTACTTGGCCATCGTCATCTCCGCCATCCCATGCAACGCCTTCTCCCTGTACGTGTCGTGGCAGCACATAATGCAGAAGAACGAACTCGGTGTGTATCTGCTCAACCTGGCGCTGAGTGACCTGACCTTCTCTGTTGGTTTGACTCTGTGGCTGGACTTCATGTGGCGAGGAACCTGGGCCCATGGAGGTTACGTATGCATGCTCTCTGTTAACCTTCTCTACACCAATTTTTACACCAGCGATGCTCTTCTCTGCTGCATTGCTGTTGACCGCTACTTGGCTGTGGTTCACCCGCTAAAGTACTCATCCTTGAGGAAAGttggcagtgcagcagcagtgagcatTGCCATTTGGGTGTTGGTGATCTGTTTCAATGTGGCCACCATCCGCTGGGAGGACTCCTActatgaaaacaacacattttctgtttgctttgacGTCTTCCTCCCACTGTCAGAAAACCTGGCTCGTGCTAACGTCATGCGCTTCTTCCTGGGCTTTATTGTTCCTGTTGCCGTGGTTTTGTTTTCCACCTGGAGAATCTGTCTGGCAGTGAAATCCAACCAGGCCACTGAAGAGCCAGAGCGTAAACGGATTTGGAAGCTGATGGCAGTCgttcttttctgccttttgttcTGCTTTGGACCTATCCATGTCATGATGCTTCTCCGCACAGTGGTGGACGACTGCAGGACGACTGCATGGCTCTTCTATCCCTACAAGATCAGTATTGCTCTCTCAACCCTCAATTGCCTTGCAGACCCACTTCTTTACTGCTTCATCACAAGAACAGGACAGGCAAATGTAAACCAGGTTGTTCTCTTTTTCCAGGGAAAGAAGAGAAGTAAAGTTGAAGGCGTGGTGTAG